One genomic window of Carassius auratus strain Wakin chromosome 14, ASM336829v1, whole genome shotgun sequence includes the following:
- the LOC113113794 gene encoding transmembrane protein 271-like — MKLSGKGLCTIVSSSLLFVCAVSAVVVGFKCIALGSSVQAHFHLATAAGAFYSGILVTLGQVLIGVALVFCRGNPRCANFFLFGILVFLLGVLTAFSGAVVDGDTVSLVERKYAHYCQNSVDVNPACDRLKVYQRGLVVSTILNTLECLLGLMNLVIIKRYQTAQFHRRRRTQRQSARIVLNEERDFAVTEFQPVSYINLAVFSALEGADGEVHSRGHPSMELPGYSPANPELNHTYPFSYPLHNELPPAYEDIFPGEASSE; from the coding sequence ATGAAGCTGAGTGGCAAAGGACTGTGCACCATCGTCTCCAGCAGTCTGCTCTTCGTGTGCGCCGTGAGCGCCGTGGTCGTGGGATTCAAATGCATCGCGTTGGGCTCCAGTGTGCAAGCGCACTTCCACCTGGCCACCGCGGCCGGCGCGTTTTACTCGGGCATCCTGGTGACTCTCGGGCAGGTCCTGATTGGGGTGGCGCTGGTCTTTTGCCGGGGCAATCCCAGGTGTGCGAATTTCTTTCTCTTTGGGATCTTAGTGTTTCTTTTGGGGGTCCTGACGGCGTTCTCCGGTGCGGTGGTGGATGGCGACACGGTGTCGCTGGTGGAGAGGAAGTACGCGCACTATTGCCAGAACTCTGTGGATGTAAACCCTGCGTGCGACCGGCTCAAAGTGTACCAGCGGGGTCTGGTGGTCTCCACTATTCTTAACACTCTGGAGTGCCTCCTGGGGTTGATGAACCTTGTGATCATCAAGCGTTACCAAACGGCGCAGTTTCACCGGAGACGCCGGACGCAGAGGCAGAGCGCGCGGATCGTGCTGAACGAGGAGCGCGACTTCGCGGTCACGGAGTTCCAGCCGGTGTCCTACATCAATTTAGCGGTGTTTAGCGCGTTGGAGGGTGCAGACGGGGAAGTGCACAGCCGGGGCCACCCGTCCATGGAGCTGCCGGGCTATTCGCCCGCCAATCCGGAGCTTAATCACACGTACCCGTTTTCTTACCCGCTTCACAACGAGTTGCCACCTGCCTACGAGGACATATTCCCTGGAGAAGCGAGCAGCGAATAG